A stretch of DNA from Nitrososphaerota archaeon:
TTCGGCGGCTGGTGGTCATACAGTGTCTTAGGTTGGGGTGGCTACTGGGCGTGGGATCCCGTGGAGAACTCCTCTCTGGTGCCTTGGCTGTTAGCGACTGCTCTTCTGCACAGCGTTATGCTTCAAGAAAGCAGACGAGGAATGAAACTCTGGAACATACTGCTAAGCATAGGCGCCTTTGAGACTGTGATACTCGGCACCTTCCTAACACGAAGCGGCATCATCTCTTCAGTACACGCCTTTGGAGAACAGGGAGTCGGCCCCGTATTCACTTCTTACCTGCTCATAATGCTTGCAGCATCTCTGGGCATACTCTGGCACCGGCTCGATCAAGTAAAGAGCATGAATGTAGTCACATCCGCTACTGGTCGAGAGTCATCCTTCCTCCTAAACAACCTGTTATTCGTCTTAATGGCTCTCACAGTGGTCTGGGGAACACTGTTCCCAATGATCAATGAAGCTGTGACGCATACCAAGATGAGCGTTGGACCCGGCTTCTATAACGTAATCTCGCCCTGGGTGCTCACTCTACTCTCAGGTCTAATGGGCGTCTGCATCATCCTCAAATGGGGAACCACCAACACAGAGGAATTGATTCGCAAATTAAGGTTCCCACTCGTGCCGGCAGTAGCTTCAATACCCCTATTGTACCTCATAGGAGTACGTGAACCAGGCGCCTTAGCAGGATTTGCGCTCGCAGCCTTCGTAATCTCAATTCATCTCGAGGATTACTTGATTGACGCGAAAGACTACGCGGGTAAAAAGAAGGTGGGTTTCTTCCGCTCAATGGGTCACCTAATTCTGGTTAGGCGTCGACGATACGGCGGCTACATAGTGCACTTGAGCATGATTCTGCTCCTAATCGGAATAGTTGGAACAAACTTCTACAAGACTACCTACAGCACCACACTCAAGCCGAATGAACCCACACAGATAGGTGAATACACCTTCACATTCGATAGCCTCCAGGTCTCTAACGTAACAATGGGAACCGATTACAACATCGGTTTCTCTGTTAACGACGGAAGCTCCAGTGGCAAGTTTACAGCGAAATTGACAGACGATCAGAAAATGGGCTCAACAATCGTCAGCGTAGGAATATTGAGCACACCATACCAGGACGTCTACGTGATACCTGAAGCGGTGGACAACCAGTCCGTATCGCTGACAGTGAACTACAACCCGTTAATCAGCTTCGTATGGTACGGCTTCGGAGTCACAGTCATAGGGGTTGCGGTAGGTCTACTACCGAAGCGGCTAGGTGGAGGAGAGAAGCTTGAGCAAAACTAAAGGTGCAAGCATCCTCCTCATCGTCATCATTGCTTTTCCACTCCTCTCAGTCTACACTATGCCTTTAGCCCATGCTCAAGGAATATCAGAACTCGACAGACTCTTGAAGGACTTTTTCTGCACTTGCGGCTGCAACTATGTTCTAGCGACCTGCGAAACACAGATGTCATGCGATGTAGCCACAAGCATGAAAGCAGAACTCCGAGGCATGTTAGCTAAGGGCAATTCACGTGACCAGATAGTCGAGGCGATGACCAGCAAATACGGCAACACTGTGTTAGCAACACCGAGAACAACCGGCTTTAACACGTTCTTATGGTGGTACCCGGTTGCAGGTGGACTCGCAGGCCTAGTCGCAGTCGTGATCCTAGTTCGGAGGCGAAGCGATGTCAAGTGGCGTGTTGACCCAGACGCAGTTCCAGCACTAAGCGAGGACGAACTGCTACAGCAGCTCGACATCGATCAAGGCGCCGCCGAAACCTCTATAGAACGAAAATATGACGATCTCCTGAAAGAAAAGATCACAGGAAAGAAATCTGAGGAAATTAAAGAGGAAAAGCCACAGCCCAGACATGAAGACGGCCAGAAAGGAGCCGAAAAGAAGAAAGATTACGACGCTATCTTGAAAGAGAAAACTAGGACAAAGAAATCGAACAGTTAAGGTGGATACTCAATTCTCCATGTCGACCAGATTCCAAGAAAACGGTCGGTTAGTATAAATATCTCGCACCTCTCGGCTGAGAAACGCGGGCCAGTCGTCTAGTGGTTAGGACAACAGCAACGTGCGGTCAAGCCCTTACACGGCGTAGGTCCCAGGTTCGAATCCTGGCTGGCCCACTACACAAATTTAACTTAGAAATACATGCAACTAGTAACGCGTTTTCATTATGTGTGCTGGATACTGATTGACGCTAGCATAAGCGTTATTTAACTGAAGATTATCACTCTAACCAGAGAATGAACAAGATACATCTGCCTGTAGTCATAATAGGTATCGCAGTCGTTATCGGTGCTGTTTACTTGGCATTTGCAGCGCCTCCTCAAGCAATAATCATCAGACTAGTTACCGCTAATCCACCCAGCGCAAACGGATTAATTCTGCCACAGCTCGAGAAGAGAAACTTCGATCCTGACAAAATAAATTTGAAGCTGGGTGTGCCAAACACAATTGTGATAGTGAGTAACGACGATATTGAAACACACCAGTTCTCAATCCCCACATTCAACATTACTACTCCTCCAATCAAACCATTCGACTCTTACGAGTTTACATTTACTCCGACGAAAGCAGGCACATTCAAATTCATAGATCCAAGACCTGAAGAGAACTACACTTGGACCGATTACCGCGGAATACAGGTTACTCAAACGGTTAACCACTCAGTCGAAACAGGTAATGCTCAAGTCAATCCTTAATCTTACAGCCTGTAAAAGAGCCTGAACCGAAATTAGCCTCAGGCCAGATCCGCTGAATTACGCTACTGGTGAGCTCTGCTCGTAATACTCATCCTTGCTTAGAGCAATTTCCTTTAGGAATAATGTTCCTATAAGTGCAGCAAACATGAGGATGAAGCCGACTGTGAAGAGTTGGCTGATACCTGAGGCAAGAGACTGCCTAACCGCTTCAATGAACTGGTTGTACAGTGCTTGGCAGTTTGCACCTAACTGCAAGAAGTACTGCTGGATACCTTTCTGCGCCTCTGCGCTTATCAGCGCTTGAGGATCAGTAAACGCCTGCTGCGACGCCTGCGGTAAACGGCTTATCTGCTGCTGAAGCTTCGACCCAACGTTATTCTGCATATCCGATGAGAATTTGTTCACCAGCACTGTACTGAGAATTGGTGCCGTGATTACTCCACCAAGAGAACGGGCTAGCTGCTGCGTAGAGTTCACTGCTCCCATCATGGAGTAGGGGAAAGCGTTTTGCACCGCAATGTTAAGCGTCTGCATAAGCATACCTATACCTATTCCTGCAATAACCATGTTTCGCATCAACTCGTAACTGCTTGTGTTGACCCCCATCTGGGCAAGCAGATACACTCCGGCAACCATTATTACGGCCGCAACGATGGCTTGTATCTTGTATCGGCCTGTACGGCTGATTAACTGTCCACCCACTATGCTGCCTACTATAAAGCTCAACATCATCGGTGTAAGAATCAAGCCTGACTCCTGCGCCGTATTGCCCATAACACCCTGTACAAACATTGGCAGAAAGATAATCGTGCCAAACATTCCCATCGAAAGCAGAAGTGCAACAATGAATGAAACAGTAAATATCTGGTTCCTGAAGAGCTTCGAACTCAGCAACGGATCAGGTACGCGAGACTCTATCCATGCGAAGAGTGCAAGAAGCCCAGCTCCAGCGGCTAGGAGACCTAGGATCTGTGGAGAGTACCATCCATACTCGTTGCCACCAAGGGTAAATGCTAGAAGAGTTGAGAGCA
This window harbors:
- a CDS encoding MFS transporter encodes the protein MFFSSLDQTVVSTAMPVIISELKGFSVYGWVFTAYMLASTVTVPIYGKLSDIYGRRPFYVIGLGLFMVGSVFSGLAQDIWYLIAARAVQGLGAGAMMSMPVATIGDIFNPRERSRWMGVILSTFGIASIIGPSLGGWITDILNWRWVFYINLPVAAAALIAAVYALPRVHVDKKVHIDWAGSVTLTGGLLSTLLAFTLGGNEYGWYSPQILGLLAAGAGLLALFAWIESRVPDPLLSSKLFRNQIFTVSFIVALLLSMGMFGTIIFLPMFVQGVMGNTAQESGLILTPMMLSFIVGSIVGGQLISRTGRYKIQAIVAAVIMVAGVYLLAQMGVNTSSYELMRNMVIAGIGIGMLMQTLNIAVQNAFPYSMMGAVNSTQQLARSLGGVITAPILSTVLVNKFSSDMQNNVGSKLQQQISRLPQASQQAFTDPQALISAEAQKGIQQYFLQLGANCQALYNQFIEAVRQSLASGISQLFTVGFILMFAALIGTLFLKEIALSKDEYYEQSSPVA
- a CDS encoding cytochrome c-type biogenesis protein CcmH codes for the protein MSKTKGASILLIVIIAFPLLSVYTMPLAHAQGISELDRLLKDFFCTCGCNYVLATCETQMSCDVATSMKAELRGMLAKGNSRDQIVEAMTSKYGNTVLATPRTTGFNTFLWWYPVAGGLAGLVAVVILVRRRSDVKWRVDPDAVPALSEDELLQQLDIDQGAAETSIERKYDDLLKEKITGKKSEEIKEEKPQPRHEDGQKGAEKKKDYDAILKEKTRTKKSNS
- the ccsA gene encoding cytochrome c biogenesis protein CcsA; the encoded protein is MDIGFVFIVVSLIASAIAFISFARYIKQQDNAIYKFGRIALVIETVLITVAISILTYYFLTRDFNVEYVASYSDSTLPLAYTISALWGGASGSMLLWAWLLSLFMTGIAIRERKDRLTGYALSILLTVNMFFLLMLVFIGNPFKRLSFTPMDGNGLNPLLQNPGMFFHPPTLFVGYAGLTIPFAFALAGLLAESELWVFRVRKWMLFAWLFVGLGIWFGGWWSYSVLGWGGYWAWDPVENSSLVPWLLATALLHSVMLQESRRGMKLWNILLSIGAFETVILGTFLTRSGIISSVHAFGEQGVGPVFTSYLLIMLAASLGILWHRLDQVKSMNVVTSATGRESSFLLNNLLFVLMALTVVWGTLFPMINEAVTHTKMSVGPGFYNVISPWVLTLLSGLMGVCIILKWGTTNTEELIRKLRFPLVPAVASIPLLYLIGVREPGALAGFALAAFVISIHLEDYLIDAKDYAGKKKVGFFRSMGHLILVRRRRYGGYIVHLSMILLLIGIVGTNFYKTTYSTTLKPNEPTQIGEYTFTFDSLQVSNVTMGTDYNIGFSVNDGSSSGKFTAKLTDDQKMGSTIVSVGILSTPYQDVYVIPEAVDNQSVSLTVNYNPLISFVWYGFGVTVIGVAVGLLPKRLGGGEKLEQN
- a CDS encoding cupredoxin domain-containing protein, translated to MNKIHLPVVIIGIAVVIGAVYLAFAAPPQAIIIRLVTANPPSANGLILPQLEKRNFDPDKINLKLGVPNTIVIVSNDDIETHQFSIPTFNITTPPIKPFDSYEFTFTPTKAGTFKFIDPRPEENYTWTDYRGIQVTQTVNHSVETGNAQVNP